GCACCGAGCGAATGGCGTCATCGTTGCCCGCAATGGGGTAAGTGATGGGATCCGGATCGCAGTTGGTATCCACAATCGCCACAATGGGAATCTTCATCCGGACCGCCTCGGCCACGGCGTTGTGCTCGCGCCGTACGTCCACCACAAACATGGCCGCCGGGGGGCGGTGCATGTCGCGGATGCCGTCCAGATACTTGAACAACCGGCTGTGCTCGCGCCGGATTTTCGATTGCTCCTGCTTGCCGTAACCGGCCAGCGTGCCATCCGCATCCATCTTCTCAATCTGCTTCATGCGCTTGATGGAATTGCTGATGGTCGCAAAATTCGTCAACGTGCCGCCCAGCCAGCGCTCGGTCACAAAGAACTGCCCGCAGGCCTTGGCCGCTTCTTTCACCGCCTCCTGGGCCTGCTTTTTGGTGCCCACAAACAGCACCGACCCGCCCTTGCGCACGGTGTCATACAAAAAGTCACACGCCGTCTCCAACTGGGCCAGCGTCTTGCTCAGGTCAATAATGTGGATGCCGTTGCGCGCGTCGAAAATGAACGGGCGCATCTTGGGATTCCACCGGCGGGTCTGATGCCCAAAGTGCACCCCCGCCTCCAGCAGTTCTTTTACACCGACAGTGATCTTGGCTTGGCTCGTCATGCAATTGTTCCATTAGGTTGCCAGCCGGCGTTGTGCGCCAGCCATCCCGCGGAACCCGGGATTATCTACCGTTGTTGTTATGGCCGCCGCGCCCAGATGGACGCGGTACACATTAAGGCCGTTCACCCTTTGCGGTTGCCCGCAAGGAGCCGGAAACATAGCAAATCCCGGCCTCCCGGCAACAGGAAATTTTGCGGCCCAAATTGGGGCTTGGCCACCCCTCCCCTCCAGGGTCAGGCAACCTCGCCCACTCCATCGGGAGGATGCCCGATTGCGGATGAGAAATGGCGGTCGCGCACGAATTTTCCTTGCCAGCCCAGGCGTTTTTTGCTTGGATAACGGCACCCAAACAAACCGGACTTGGCAGGCGCGTTGTGCTCGTCGGCCATCTTCCCAAACAACCAAACGCCTTCTATTCCCTTTTCGCCTCTGGGGCAGCCAGCGGCGGCTCAGCAATGTAGATATCCTCCCGCAGACGCAACTGGGCCAGAATCATTTCCACCGTGCGATCCACCGCCCCCAGATTTTCCTGCACCACCCGGTAAGCCTGCCGGCCCATCTCCAACCGCCGGGCTTCGTCACTCAACAAACCGGCCACCGCCTCCTCAAGCTCCGCCGCATGAGCGACTTGTAATGCGCCGCCCCGGCTGACCAGGAGCCGCGATACCGCCTCGAAGTTCTGCATGTTCGGCCCGAAAATGACCGGCCGCGCCAAAGCCGCTGGCTCCAGGGGATTCTGGCCCCCTTCGGCCGCCAGGCTTTTGCCCACAAATACCACATCGGCATGGGCATAGAAATGGCGCAATTCACCCGTGGTATTGACCAGCAGGCAATCCACCTCCCCCGTCTCCAATTGGGTGGTGGCCGTGATTTGATTGCGGAAAAACACGCGCGCCCCCGCCGCCACCATGTCCTCCATGGCCTCCTTAGCCCGTTCAAAATGCCGGGGCACGACAACCAGGAATAAATCCGGAAATCGCTGCCGCAGACGGAGAAACACTTCAGTCACGATTTTTTCCTCGCCCGGATGCGTGCTGCCGGCCACCCAGATTTTGGCGTTGGTCGGCACCGCCAACTGGCGCAACATGCCAGGCACATCCAGCACTTTACGCTCCTCCAACTGGGCGGCGTCATACTTTAAGTTGCCCACGACGTGCACGGCCTCCGGACGGCAGCCCAGGCGCCGCAATTTCTCCGCGTCCGCCTCATTTTGGCATCCCACGCCGGCAAATCCGGCAAACAACGGCCGAAACAAGCCGCCCAGCAGCCGGTACCCGCGATACGAACGGGCTGAAAGACGGGCATTGACGAGAAACACGGGGATGTTAAGGCGATGGAGGCGAGTTAAAAAATTGGGCCAGATTTCCGCCTCCACCAGCACCACCGCCACGGGATGCAGCACGGCAATGGCCTTGCGCACGTATTTGGGAAAATCAATGGGGTAATACACCTTGAGAATGTGGGACGGCAACCTTTTCTCCAATTCCCCCATGCCGGTGGTGGTGGTGGTGGAGACAACGATTTTGACATTGGGCAGGCGGGGTTCCAGCGCACGGATTAACTGCGTGCAGAGATTCACCTCACCCACACTTACGGCGTGCAGCCACAAGACCTGGCGGTTGGTCACGGCATGACGCACATGGCCACCGTATCGCGCAAAACGCTGGCCAAAGCCCCGGCGCCAATTTCCCCTCCTCCACAATTTAAGAAAATACCAGGGCGCACTAAGGATAAAGCCCAGTGTAAACAGCAGGTTATAAATCCAATGCCACACTGGCTCCATAAAACTGAAAACTGCCCGCAACTCAAGTCCAAAAGACCGAACCAGGTCTCCCTCCATGCCGTCGCAGGAGGGTGGGCCTGGCATAAACGCAAAACCAACCCATCCGCAGCCCTTGCCCATCTCACGCCTTTCAGTTGCTGCCGCCCGCCGCAGCAGACACGGTCAATCACTCCGCATTTTTCTGCTTGAGCGATTTATAAGAAATCGGCATAAAGCAACGCCATGAGCAACAACACCGCAAACACACTACCGACGTATATCACCAGTGCCACACCGAATCCGGCCTCCAACCGGGCGCCGTGGTACAAAAACACTGCCCCCACCTACGCGGGCATTTTCTTGTGGTTTGTGTTCTGGTCCAGTGCCTCCGGAAGTGACAATGTTGCCCAAAGCACGCTGGCTCAAGGCATTGGCTGGGCGTTGATCAGCTTGATCATCTCCGCCCTCGTCTGCCATTTCCTTTTCTATTTGGTGCCGGGTCTTTTTGGGCAAAAAACCGGTTTGCCGTTGTATATCGTGGGCACCTCGACTTTTGGCGCCAACGGCGGCTTCATCATGCCGGGTTTCCTCATGGGCGTGCTGCAATTCGGGTGGTTGGGCGTGAACGTCTATTTCTCCGCCTGCGCCATTGGCGGCTTTTTTGATGCCAAAATCAATCCTGGCGATTTTTCCACCATCCCCGTGTGGGTAAAAATTGTGATGGTGGTCTGGGGTGCGCTGGCCGCGTTCGTGGGGTTGAAAGGCATCCAATATGTCGCCAAGGTGGCGACCTACCTGCCGCTGATTCCTCTGGCCATTCTGATTCTGATGTTGGTCAAGACCCTGGGCAGCGTGGGCGACTTCAAGCCGGAAGTGCTCACCGCTCCGGCAGCCGTCACAGAAGCCTTGACGGGCAAGGCCGCCATGCTGGACGCCTTTGGCGTGCTGGCCTTGATGCTGACCGTGGTGGTGGGCTTCTTCGCCACGGCGGGCGCGGCGGGGGTGGACTTTGGCACCAACAGCCGCGACTGCAAAGACGTGCAATGGGGCGGCTTGGTGGGCATTGCCCTGGCCATCATCTTCACCGCCGGCGCGGCGCTGCTGATTGTGGCAGGCGTTTATGGCAATCCGGAGCTGATGAAGAAAGCCATGACGGATAAAGCCGGTTTGAACGCCTTCAACATGATTGGCGTCATCTTCTCTCAAGATACTGCCCGCTGGTTCAAGCTGGGGCTGGCCATTGCGGCCTTCCCGCCGGCCTGCTTCTCTTCGTTCATCGCCGCCAACAGCTTCAAGACCACCCTGCCCAAGGTGAATCCTTTTGTTTCCGTGGGCATCGGCGCCGCCGTCAGTATCCTGCTGGCCGTTTTCGGCATTGCCGGCAAGGCGGTTCAGGTATTCCAGATTATCGGCGCCTCCTTCGGCCCCATCTGCGGCGCCATGCTGGTGGATTATTTCATCAACGGCAAACGCTGGACCGGACCGCGCGCGGGCTTCAATCCGGCGGGCTGGATTGCGTGGGCGCTGGGCTTTGTGGTGGGCATTCTGCCGTTCCTCAAGGTGAACGTCCCGGCGGCGCCTGTGGCGGCGTTTATCGTGGGCGCAGTTGTGTACTTCCTCTGCGCCAAAGCCGGCCTGCAATCGCAGGTCGTGCCGCTGCCGGCTGCGGAAAAGCAAGCCGCCTGATTCCACTTGCAAAAAAACCGTCCCTCCTGCGCAGGAGGGACGGTTTTTTATTTCCCAGACGGCTGGCGAAAACGCCCGGCGCCAGTCTTAGCGGCGATTCAGGGGGCCATGGACTTTGGCGGCCACTTTCAACCGCAAGGCATTCAACTTGATGAAGCCGGTGGCATCGCCCTGGTCGTAGTCGCGGGTCGGGTCCGCCTCCATCGTCGCAATATGCGGGTTGTAGAGACTCACGGGGGACTTGCGGCCCGCCACCATGATGTTTCCTTTGTAGAGTTTGACGCGCACCGTGCCCGTCACGTTGCGCTGGCTTTCCGTGACCAGGGCCTGCAGGGCATACCGTTCCGGACTGAACCAGTAGCCGTAATAAACCAGCTCGGCATAGCGGGGGATGAGAGAATCCCGCAGGTGCATGACCTCGCGGTCCATCGTCAATGATTCAATCTGCCGGTGCGCAAAATGTAAAATCGAGCCGCCCGGCGTTTCATAAACCCCCCGCGATTTCATGCCCACGTACCGGTTTTCCACCATGTCCACCCGGCCGACGCCATGTTTGCCGCCCAGTTTGTTGAGCTTCTTCATCACCCCCAACGGCGAGAGTTTTTCGCCGTTCACCGCCACGCAATTGCCCTGCTTGAACTCCAACTCCACATACTCGGGGCGGTCGGGCGCGTCTTCCGGCGCCACCGAAAGCTTGAACATGTCCTTGTGCTCCGGCGCAAACATGTCCGTCCACGGATCCTCCAAAATGCCCGCCTCAAAGGAAATGTGCAGGAGATTGCGGTCCATGGAGTATGGCTTTTGGGCGGTGGCCTGCACGGGGATGCCTTTGGCCTCGCAGTACTGAATCATCTCGGCCCGCCCGGGGAATTGGGCCCGAAAAGCCGCATCCCGCCAGGGGGCAATCACCTGAATGTCCGGCGCAAGCGCGGCGGCGGTCAATTCAAAACGCACCTGGTCATTGCCCTTGCCGGTGGCCCCGTGGGCGATGGCATCGGCCTTCTCTTTGCGGGCAATTTCAATCATGCGCTTGGCAATCAACGGACGCGCGATGCTCGTGCCCAGGTAGTACTGGCCTTCGTAAATGGCCCCCGCCTGAATCATGGGGAAGATGAAATCCCGCGCAAACTCCTCCTGCAAATCGTCAATATAGACCTTGGAGGCGCCGGTTTTTTTGGCCTTTTTTTCCAGGCCTTTTAGCTCCTCCTCCTGGCCGATGTTGGCGCAGAAGGCAATCATTTCCGCGTTGTACTTTTCTTTGATCCAGGAGAGCAGCACTGAGGTGTCGAGGCCGCCCGAATATGCCAGCACGATTTTCATAATGTTCAAAGTTGCGGGCTTGATTCAACGGCAACCGTGCCGGGAAGTCAAACTTTACGCTGCAAGTCGTGGGGAGTGCCTTCGGAATGGTGCGGAATTGCCGCCTTGCCAGTTTATCGTTGGGCAATCCCCTTCCCCTGCCCTGTTGCTGCTGTCTGTGCGGGAGGTTTGCCAGAAAACGAGGCCATACCGGCGCCACCTCATCGCAGCCAGTAAAGCAACGCGATTTGCAGGCCCGTTAAAACCGCCAGCAATCCCCAGGTGAACCACTCCCTCATCCTCAAGGAGCGCAACGGCGCCGGAGCCAGCCAGAAACGCAATTTCAGTCCGCCCAGTTCCAGCAAGTCACCGTTGCGCAGGCGCGCCGCCCGCGCCGGTGCGCCGTTGATGACCAAAGGCGCTTCCGCCAGGGCGGTCACCCAAATCCCCTCATCCGCCAGCAACTCAAACCGCAAATGCTCGTCCCAGACGCCCGGTTCCTCCGCGCGCAAATCAGCCCCCGCCTTGCGTCCAACGCCAAAAGGCAAGCGGCGGGCCGTTTGCACAGTGCCCGCCGCCCTGCCGGATAAAATTTGCAACTGGAACATGCGCCTTACAGCCAGCGCCGCGGCACATTGATGGTGTCGCCCGGAAAGACCGGCAAATCCAGCGCCGGATTTTTTTCCGCCTTCTCACAATCCACCTTCTCGGTGGAGCCGTCCTGGCGGGAAATGGTGACACTGTCTTTCTTGCTGAACTCCGTGAAGCCGCCCGCCGTGGCAATGGCGCGGGTGACCGTCAAGTCTCCGACGTAAGGATAGCGGCCGGGCAGCTTGACGAACCCATAGACGAAGAAGAACCGGTTCTCCGTGGACATTACAATCACGCTCAGGTGTTTGTAATACTTCTGCTCCAGATACGCGGTTCGGATTTCATTTTCCAGTTGGGACGGCGTTTTGCGCGCCGCTTGCACCTTGTTGATGTATGGCAACGTGATGGTGCCGTCCTCCTTGATGCGCTGCTCGAACGGCGGCTTGCCCCGCCATTCGGGATGTTCCAGGGAGATTTTGATGATGTCCCCCACCTGGAGCAACTGGCTGCTCACCGTATTGGTGGGTTCGGAAGCCGTCACCCGCGTTTGCAGCCCACCCAGGGCCAGAAAAACCAAACAAGCCAGTCCCCAACCCGCCATCCACTGTGCCAGAATAGAATGCCGCTTCATACAGCTCGCACAACCAACATTTAGTATTTTTGTTTGATTTCCACCTCGGACGAAGCCGGGCTGGCCTCCCCGCCGCTGC
This is a stretch of genomic DNA from Fontisphaera persica. It encodes these proteins:
- the rpsB gene encoding 30S ribosomal protein S2 is translated as MTSQAKITVGVKELLEAGVHFGHQTRRWNPKMRPFIFDARNGIHIIDLSKTLAQLETACDFLYDTVRKGGSVLFVGTKKQAQEAVKEAAKACGQFFVTERWLGGTLTNFATISNSIKRMKQIEKMDADGTLAGYGKQEQSKIRREHSRLFKYLDGIRDMHRPPAAMFVVDVRREHNAVAEAVRMKIPIVAIVDTNCDPDPITYPIAGNDDAIRSVRLILNTVVATIAKARTELEAGRSRQKPAEEAPTPTAPAPVVAAPAPAPAPTA
- a CDS encoding 3-deoxy-D-manno-octulosonic acid transferase; translation: MGKGCGWVGFAFMPGPPSCDGMEGDLVRSFGLELRAVFSFMEPVWHWIYNLLFTLGFILSAPWYFLKLWRRGNWRRGFGQRFARYGGHVRHAVTNRQVLWLHAVSVGEVNLCTQLIRALEPRLPNVKIVVSTTTTTGMGELEKRLPSHILKVYYPIDFPKYVRKAIAVLHPVAVVLVEAEIWPNFLTRLHRLNIPVFLVNARLSARSYRGYRLLGGLFRPLFAGFAGVGCQNEADAEKLRRLGCRPEAVHVVGNLKYDAAQLEERKVLDVPGMLRQLAVPTNAKIWVAGSTHPGEEKIVTEVFLRLRQRFPDLFLVVVPRHFERAKEAMEDMVAAGARVFFRNQITATTQLETGEVDCLLVNTTGELRHFYAHADVVFVGKSLAAEGGQNPLEPAALARPVIFGPNMQNFEAVSRLLVSRGGALQVAHAAELEEAVAGLLSDEARRLEMGRQAYRVVQENLGAVDRTVEMILAQLRLREDIYIAEPPLAAPEAKRE
- a CDS encoding cytosine permease — protein: MSNNTANTLPTYITSATPNPASNRAPWYKNTAPTYAGIFLWFVFWSSASGSDNVAQSTLAQGIGWALISLIISALVCHFLFYLVPGLFGQKTGLPLYIVGTSTFGANGGFIMPGFLMGVLQFGWLGVNVYFSACAIGGFFDAKINPGDFSTIPVWVKIVMVVWGALAAFVGLKGIQYVAKVATYLPLIPLAILILMLVKTLGSVGDFKPEVLTAPAAVTEALTGKAAMLDAFGVLALMLTVVVGFFATAGAAGVDFGTNSRDCKDVQWGGLVGIALAIIFTAGAALLIVAGVYGNPELMKKAMTDKAGLNAFNMIGVIFSQDTARWFKLGLAIAAFPPACFSSFIAANSFKTTLPKVNPFVSVGIGAAVSILLAVFGIAGKAVQVFQIIGASFGPICGAMLVDYFINGKRWTGPRAGFNPAGWIAWALGFVVGILPFLKVNVPAAPVAAFIVGAVVYFLCAKAGLQSQVVPLPAAEKQAA
- a CDS encoding argininosuccinate synthase → MKIVLAYSGGLDTSVLLSWIKEKYNAEMIAFCANIGQEEELKGLEKKAKKTGASKVYIDDLQEEFARDFIFPMIQAGAIYEGQYYLGTSIARPLIAKRMIEIARKEKADAIAHGATGKGNDQVRFELTAAALAPDIQVIAPWRDAAFRAQFPGRAEMIQYCEAKGIPVQATAQKPYSMDRNLLHISFEAGILEDPWTDMFAPEHKDMFKLSVAPEDAPDRPEYVELEFKQGNCVAVNGEKLSPLGVMKKLNKLGGKHGVGRVDMVENRYVGMKSRGVYETPGGSILHFAHRQIESLTMDREVMHLRDSLIPRYAELVYYGYWFSPERYALQALVTESQRNVTGTVRVKLYKGNIMVAGRKSPVSLYNPHIATMEADPTRDYDQGDATGFIKLNALRLKVAAKVHGPLNRR
- a CDS encoding FHA domain-containing protein — encoded protein: MFQLQILSGRAAGTVQTARRLPFGVGRKAGADLRAEEPGVWDEHLRFELLADEGIWVTALAEAPLVINGAPARAARLRNGDLLELGGLKLRFWLAPAPLRSLRMREWFTWGLLAVLTGLQIALLYWLR
- a CDS encoding polysaccharide biosynthesis/export family protein, with product MKRHSILAQWMAGWGLACLVFLALGGLQTRVTASEPTNTVSSQLLQVGDIIKISLEHPEWRGKPPFEQRIKEDGTITLPYINKVQAARKTPSQLENEIRTAYLEQKYYKHLSVIVMSTENRFFFVYGFVKLPGRYPYVGDLTVTRAIATAGGFTEFSKKDSVTISRQDGSTEKVDCEKAEKNPALDLPVFPGDTINVPRRWL